The following proteins are encoded in a genomic region of Streptococcus constellatus subsp. constellatus:
- the nadE gene encoding ammonia-dependent NAD(+) synthetase: MTLQETIIQQLGVKPVIDPQEEIRKSIDFLKTYLKKHPFLKSYVLGISGGQDSTLAGRLAQLAIEEMRAETGDNNYQFIAVRLPYGVQADEADAQRALAFIQPDVSLVVNIKESADAMTATVGATGAKVSDFNKGNIKARSRMIAQYALAGSYNGAVIGTDHAAENVTAFFTKFGDGGADILPLYRLNKRQGKQLLAALGADPILYEKVPTADLEEEKPGIADEVALGVTYNEIDDYLEGKTVSEEAQATIESWWKKGEHKRHLPITIFDNFWK, translated from the coding sequence ATGACCTTACAGGAAACGATTATCCAGCAATTAGGTGTGAAACCTGTCATTGATCCACAAGAAGAAATCCGTAAGTCTATTGATTTTTTAAAGACTTATCTAAAAAAACATCCGTTTTTGAAAAGCTATGTTTTGGGAATCTCAGGTGGACAAGATTCAACCTTAGCAGGACGTTTAGCACAATTGGCCATAGAAGAAATGCGAGCTGAGACTGGCGATAATAACTATCAATTTATCGCAGTGCGTTTACCATATGGAGTGCAGGCTGACGAAGCTGATGCCCAAAGAGCGCTCGCTTTTATCCAACCAGATGTCAGCCTTGTAGTAAATATCAAGGAATCCGCAGATGCGATGACAGCTACTGTGGGAGCAACTGGTGCTAAGGTTTCAGACTTCAATAAAGGCAATATCAAAGCGAGGAGCCGTATGATTGCGCAGTATGCTTTAGCTGGTTCCTATAATGGGGCGGTTATTGGAACGGATCATGCTGCAGAAAATGTGACAGCTTTCTTTACGAAATTTGGTGATGGTGGTGCAGACATTCTACCACTTTATCGTCTCAATAAACGTCAAGGGAAACAGCTATTGGCTGCCTTGGGTGCGGACCCCATTCTCTATGAGAAAGTGCCGACAGCAGACCTAGAAGAAGAAAAACCAGGGATTGCAGACGAGGTTGCTCTCGGTGTTACTTACAATGAAATTGATGATTATCTGGAAGGCAAAACTGTATCAGAAGAAGCACAGGCGACTATTGAATCTTGGTGGAAAAAAGGTGAGCACAAACGTCATTTGCCAATTACCATCTTCGATAATTTTTGGAAATAA
- the pbp1a gene encoding penicillin-binding protein PBP1A yields MNKQSLLTAAKYAAIGLISLFLLGVVAGGGIFLYQVHKAPALSEKKLVATTSSKIYDSENNLIADLGSEKRVNAATSNIPTGLVQAIVAIEDHRFFNHRGVDSVRILGAFLNNLRKGNRQGGSTLTQQLIKLTYFSTSTADQTLSRKIQEAWLAVQLERKATKQEIITYYVNKVYMSNGNYGMQTAAKSYYGKDLKDLSLAQTALLAGMPQAPNQYDPYTQPEAAKNRRNLVLSEMYKLKYISAEQYEKAVNTPITDGLQSLKNSASYPAYMDNYLKQVIEQVQQETGYNLLTTGMEVYTNVNRAVQERLWNIYNSNEYVAYPDNELQVASTIMDVTNGKVIAQLGARNQTSNVSFGTNQAVETNRDWGSTMKPITDYAPAIENGIYTSTAAYISDTPYHYPGTTTPVYNWDMRYFGNITIQYALQESRNVPAVKTLEAVGLSKSKKFLNGLGIDYPDMVYANAISSNTTKSDKKYGASSEKMAAAYAAFANGGTYYKPQYVSRVVFSDGTSKNFANQGTTAMKETTAYMMTNMLKTVLTSGTGTNAAISGVYQAGKTGTSNYSDDELAKLTKPYGGSSVVTPDELFVGYTQKYSMAVWTGYTNRLTPVLDDGVKVATDVYRAMMSYLSESGTEDWEMPSGLYRSGSYVFLANATNRYQQNYYNSTSSSSLEESSTSSNSQESSTQESSSSSSSSSSSSSTEPSASTSTNSPNNSRNSETPPSRNQ; encoded by the coding sequence ATGAATAAGCAATCTTTACTGACAGCTGCTAAATATGCTGCTATCGGTCTCATCTCATTATTTCTTCTAGGAGTTGTTGCTGGCGGAGGAATCTTTCTCTATCAAGTTCACAAGGCGCCCGCCTTGTCAGAAAAGAAACTAGTTGCTACAACTTCCAGTAAAATCTATGATAGTGAAAACAATCTTATTGCGGACTTAGGCTCTGAAAAAAGAGTAAACGCAGCAACAAGTAATATTCCAACTGGTTTAGTTCAAGCTATCGTTGCAATTGAAGATCACCGTTTCTTCAACCATCGTGGTGTGGATTCTGTTCGTATTTTAGGTGCTTTTTTAAATAACTTGCGCAAAGGAAATCGGCAAGGCGGCTCCACTCTGACACAACAGTTGATTAAATTGACTTATTTCTCTACCTCAACTGCCGATCAAACGCTATCACGTAAAATCCAAGAAGCCTGGTTAGCAGTCCAGCTGGAGCGCAAAGCCACTAAGCAAGAAATCATTACTTATTATGTAAACAAGGTCTATATGTCAAATGGTAACTACGGTATGCAAACAGCTGCTAAAAGTTATTACGGCAAAGATTTGAAAGATTTGAGCTTGGCTCAAACTGCTTTATTGGCAGGGATGCCTCAAGCACCAAATCAATACGATCCCTATACACAACCAGAGGCTGCTAAAAATCGTCGGAATCTTGTCTTATCAGAAATGTATAAACTCAAATACATCTCTGCTGAGCAATACGAAAAGGCAGTCAACACCCCTATTACCGATGGTCTGCAAAGCTTAAAAAATTCTGCTTCTTATCCGGCTTACATGGACAATTACTTAAAACAAGTAATTGAGCAAGTTCAGCAAGAAACTGGCTATAACTTGCTGACGACAGGAATGGAAGTCTATACTAACGTCAATAGAGCTGTTCAAGAACGCCTTTGGAACATTTATAATAGCAATGAATATGTTGCCTATCCAGATAATGAACTGCAAGTAGCTTCTACGATTATGGATGTTACAAATGGCAAGGTGATTGCTCAACTAGGAGCTCGAAATCAAACTTCAAATGTTTCTTTTGGTACCAATCAAGCCGTTGAAACCAATCGTGACTGGGGTTCAACCATGAAACCAATCACCGATTATGCTCCAGCCATTGAAAACGGAATTTACACTTCGACAGCTGCTTATATTAGCGATACCCCTTATCATTATCCTGGAACAACTACTCCGGTTTACAACTGGGATATGCGGTATTTCGGAAACATCACCATTCAGTATGCACTTCAGGAATCTCGGAACGTCCCAGCTGTCAAAACATTAGAAGCTGTTGGTCTCAGCAAATCAAAGAAATTCCTTAATGGACTTGGCATTGATTATCCAGATATGGTCTATGCAAATGCCATTTCAAGTAATACCACAAAATCAGATAAGAAATATGGTGCCAGCAGTGAAAAAATGGCTGCTGCCTATGCTGCTTTTGCAAATGGAGGAACTTATTATAAACCTCAATACGTCAGCCGTGTTGTCTTTAGTGACGGAACTTCAAAAAACTTCGCTAATCAAGGCACAACCGCAATGAAAGAAACAACTGCGTACATGATGACAAATATGCTGAAAACAGTTCTCACTTCAGGTACAGGAACCAACGCAGCTATATCAGGTGTCTACCAAGCCGGTAAGACAGGGACTTCCAATTATTCTGATGATGAATTGGCGAAACTAACAAAACCTTATGGTGGTTCAAGTGTTGTGACTCCAGATGAACTATTTGTTGGTTATACACAGAAATATTCAATGGCAGTGTGGACAGGTTACACCAATCGTCTCACTCCTGTTCTGGATGACGGTGTGAAAGTTGCAACAGATGTTTACCGTGCTATGATGTCTTACTTGTCTGAAAGTGGGACAGAAGACTGGGAGATGCCTAGCGGTCTCTATCGTAGCGGAAGTTATGTCTTTTTAGCCAATGCAACTAATAGATATCAACAAAATTATTATAATTCTACTTCAAGTTCTAGCTTAGAAGAATCGTCTACATCTTCAAATAGTCAAGAAAGCTCTACTCAAGAGTCATCAAGTAGTTCTTCATCAAGCAGTTCCTCATCAAGTACGGAACCCAGTGCTTCCACGTCTACAAATTCTCCTAATAACAGTAGAAATTCGGAAACTCCTCCTTCACGAAATCAATAA
- a CDS encoding nicotinate phosphoribosyltransferase, giving the protein MYPDDSLTLHTDLYQVNMMQVYFRKNIHNKRAVFEVYFRKEPFHSGYSVFAGLERMIHYLNHLTFSESDIAYLRSLGYDEEFLAYLANLKLELTVRSAQEGDLVFANEPIVQVEGPLAQCQLVETALLNIVNYQTLVATKAARIRSVIEDEPLMEFGTRRAQEMDAAIWGTRAAVIGGANGTSNVRAGKLFDIPVLGTHAHALVQVYGNDYEAFKAYAETHHDCVFLVDTYDTFRLGVPAAIRVAREMGDKINFLGVRIDSGDLAYISKKVRQQLDEAGFPNAKIYASNDLDENTILNLKMQKAKIDVWGVGTKLITAYDQPALGAVYKIVAIEDENGNLRNTIKLSNNVEKVSTPGKKQVWRITSRAKGKSEGDYITYDGVDVNAITALEMFHPTYTYINKTVTNFDAVPLLVDIFKQGQLVYQLPSLTEIQTYARKEFDKLWDEYKRVLNPQDYPVDLARDVWQDKVDLIDQMRKKASQMGETK; this is encoded by the coding sequence ATGTACCCAGATGATAGTTTAACTTTGCATACAGATTTGTACCAAGTCAACATGATGCAAGTTTATTTTAGAAAAAATATTCACAATAAACGAGCAGTTTTTGAAGTATACTTCCGCAAAGAGCCTTTTCACAGTGGTTATTCTGTTTTTGCAGGCTTGGAACGGATGATCCATTATTTAAATCATTTGACATTTTCAGAAAGTGATATTGCCTATCTTCGTTCTCTTGGCTATGATGAAGAATTTCTAGCTTATCTAGCCAATTTAAAATTGGAATTAACAGTACGCTCTGCACAAGAGGGCGACTTGGTCTTTGCCAATGAGCCAATTGTTCAAGTAGAAGGCCCACTTGCCCAATGCCAACTGGTGGAGACAGCGTTATTAAATATTGTCAACTATCAAACTTTGGTAGCGACAAAAGCAGCCCGGATTCGCTCAGTCATTGAAGATGAGCCTTTAATGGAGTTTGGTACCCGCCGAGCACAAGAAATGGATGCAGCTATTTGGGGGACTCGTGCGGCAGTTATTGGTGGAGCAAATGGAACCAGTAATGTGCGTGCTGGAAAACTTTTTGATATTCCAGTCTTGGGAACGCATGCTCATGCGCTCGTTCAAGTCTATGGTAATGATTATGAAGCTTTCAAAGCATATGCTGAAACGCACCATGACTGTGTTTTCTTAGTGGATACCTATGATACGTTTCGTCTGGGGGTGCCAGCAGCTATTCGTGTGGCACGTGAAATGGGAGACAAAATCAATTTCCTCGGTGTACGGATTGACTCAGGTGACTTGGCTTATATTTCTAAAAAAGTCCGGCAGCAACTGGATGAAGCTGGATTCCCAAATGCGAAAATCTATGCATCAAACGACTTGGATGAAAATACAATCCTCAACTTGAAAATGCAGAAAGCCAAAATTGACGTTTGGGGCGTAGGAACGAAGCTCATCACTGCTTACGACCAGCCAGCACTGGGAGCAGTTTACAAGATTGTGGCTATTGAAGATGAAAATGGCAATTTGCGCAATACGATCAAGCTCTCTAATAATGTGGAAAAAGTATCAACACCAGGTAAAAAACAAGTTTGGCGCATTACTAGCCGTGCAAAAGGGAAATCAGAAGGAGATTACATCACTTATGACGGTGTAGATGTCAATGCGATAACAGCATTAGAAATGTTCCATCCGACTTACACCTACATTAATAAAACTGTGACAAATTTTGATGCAGTACCTCTGTTGGTAGACATTTTTAAACAAGGTCAACTTGTGTACCAATTGCCAAGCTTAACAGAAATCCAAACATATGCTCGCAAAGAGTTTGATAAGCTGTGGGATGAATACAAACGGGTTCTCAATCCACAAGATTATCCTGTGGATTTGGCACGTGATGTATGGCAAGATAAGGTGGATTTGATTGATCAAATGCGCAAAAAAGCAAGCCAAATGGGAGAAACAAAATGA
- the pepC gene encoding aminopeptidase C, with protein MNSLDQQFTDKLYANYEANVKYAAIENAVSHNGLLTSLEKRNSAAENNPVFSIDLTKDKVSNQKASGRCWMFAALNTFRHKMIAGFQLEEFELSQAHTFFWDKYEKSNWFLEQVLATADQELTSRKVKFLLDTPQQDGGQWDMVVALFEKYGVVPKSVYPESISSSNSRELNQYLNKLLRQDAQILRDLVTSGADAAAAQEKKEELLQEIFNFLAMTLGLPPRTFDFAYRDKDNNFHGESGLTPQAFYKKYVDIKLDDYVSIINAPTADKPYGKSYTVEMLGNVVGARDVRYLNVDMNRLKELAIAQMQAGETVWFGSDVGQSSNRKAGVMVNDMYDFTSSMDIELIQDKAGRLDYSESLMTHAMVLTGVDLDENGKSTKWKVENSWGDKVGNKGYFVASDDWMDEYTYQIVVRKEFLTTEELAAYEAEPKVLSPWDPMGALASK; from the coding sequence ATGAATTCATTAGATCAACAATTTACAGATAAATTATATGCTAATTATGAAGCAAATGTAAAATATGCTGCAATTGAAAATGCAGTCAGTCACAATGGCTTATTAACTTCACTGGAAAAACGCAATAGCGCTGCTGAAAACAATCCTGTATTTTCAATTGATTTGACCAAAGATAAGGTCAGCAATCAAAAAGCTTCTGGTCGCTGCTGGATGTTTGCAGCACTCAATACATTTCGCCACAAAATGATTGCGGGCTTTCAATTAGAAGAATTTGAATTGTCACAAGCCCATACATTCTTCTGGGATAAATATGAAAAATCGAACTGGTTCTTGGAGCAAGTATTAGCAACTGCAGACCAAGAATTAACCAGTCGCAAGGTCAAATTCTTACTTGATACACCTCAACAAGACGGTGGTCAATGGGATATGGTTGTGGCACTTTTTGAAAAATATGGTGTGGTGCCAAAATCTGTTTATCCAGAATCTATTTCATCAAGTAACAGTCGTGAGCTTAATCAATATCTCAACAAATTACTCCGCCAGGATGCACAAATTTTACGTGACTTGGTTACTAGCGGAGCTGATGCAGCAGCTGCTCAAGAAAAGAAAGAAGAACTTTTGCAAGAAATTTTTAATTTCTTGGCAATGACCCTTGGACTCCCTCCTCGTACTTTTGATTTTGCTTATCGTGATAAAGACAATAACTTCCATGGCGAAAGTGGATTGACACCACAAGCATTTTACAAGAAATATGTGGATATTAAGCTAGATGACTATGTATCCATCATCAATGCCCCAACAGCTGACAAACCTTATGGTAAATCTTACACTGTCGAGATGTTAGGAAATGTCGTAGGAGCACGTGATGTCCGCTATTTGAATGTCGATATGAATCGTTTGAAAGAACTGGCCATTGCTCAAATGCAAGCAGGAGAAACGGTTTGGTTTGGTTCTGATGTGGGTCAATCTAGCAATCGCAAGGCTGGTGTGATGGTGAATGATATGTATGATTTTACTTCCAGCATGGATATTGAATTGATACAAGACAAAGCAGGGCGCTTGGATTACAGTGAAAGTCTCATGACTCATGCTATGGTCTTGACAGGTGTTGACTTGGACGAAAATGGCAAATCGACAAAATGGAAAGTGGAAAATTCTTGGGGTGATAAAGTTGGGAACAAAGGCTATTTTGTTGCTAGCGATGACTGGATGGACGAATACACTTATCAAATCGTTGTCCGCAAAGAATTTTTAACAACTGAAGAACTAGCAGCCTATGAAGCAGAGCCAAAAGTGCTTTCTCCGTGGGATCCAATGGGAGCTCTGGCTAGCAAATAA